TGATCGCGCAAGACTGTGTGCCAACGTGGTTTTCCCGACCCCCGGCACGTCTTCGATGAGCAAATGCCCTCTGGCGAGAAGGCAGACGACCGACATTTCGATGACGCGGGATTTACCCTTGATGACACGTGCAACGTTGTCGCGTAAGGCTTTGATAGATTGAGAGGAATTCACGATGGAGGTTCTTTGAGACAGGCACCGGGTTCAGGGCCCGGCCACGTATGAAGGAAGTCTAACAGAGGGGGTACGGACCGTCAATTTAACGAGAGTTTCCTGCACAACTAGGATCCATACTGCAGCTCCGGAGTCGGCGAACGAGGATTTAATCACTGACGGGAGTGGATTCGGGCACAAGGGTGAGAAACCATGGCGAGGACTCTTCCGCCATGTCACGGAATTTCTCCGCAGTGCTACTGGCCGGTATCAAATCAAATCGTGCTCCACGGCGGATTTCGACCATGCGAAATCGAAAGGGGCTTGTTGCCACTGCCTGAGTAGGGAGAACCCGAGGCATTTCACGGCGCAGGGGCGTCAGATCGGCGAGGCTGCACCGGTCGCCTTCTTTCAATTCTGAGAGGCGCTGGTATATCTCTCCAAACAGTGACGGAATTAGCTCTGGATTCAGTGCCACGTCCGGCGGCCGGACGTCAGGAGATTCGATCAGTTGGGACAGAATCTCCCAAAAGACCTGAGAATCGACCGCCCCTAGGATGCAGAGCGCCCCTCGGTTCGCCATCAACTCAAGCAAAGCAAGCGGGCCTCGAATTTCAAACTTCCATGGTGGAAAGACGAGGCTCCGGCCGCCGTGCAGGACCTCGAGCGCGGCCTCCTTCTCATGGCGTATCTGCCTTGAGTGGCCTTTCGTCCTCCGCAGTTCTGTGTCAATGATGTCCGAGGATAAACGTGTGGGTTCGTAGGCAAACGTAGGCGTCGCCGGTGCCCAACAGGTCACGATTGCATACCTTGCAGCTAGCCGTTCGGTTTGATCCAGCGCCTGCAATGCAAACATATCTTGATTCCCATGGAACGAGAACTGGACGCTGGGATTTTCCCGAATTGTTCTGAGGCGAATCGGATTGGCATGCAGCGGCCCACCCAATCGGGAGTCGGGGTTGAGGCGATCGAGGGAATGTAGAATCAATGTGCGATCGTGCTCGCGCAATGCCGGCACGTATTGCTCTACCAATTGCTCGGCAAATGAGAGATCGCCAGCTCCGAGTTCCAAGAGGGATGCGGGCGTTGTCTCCAATAATAGGTCGAAGGGATTGTTGTGCGAGCGCACAAATGTTTCGACCGCTTGCGGTGTTATTTCCGGAGTCGGCCATTTGGGAGCTATCGCGCCACGAATGCCGAAGAGAACGCAAAGCGCGCGCAATGCTTTTGATGGAGGAAGTCCCGTCAGTTCCTTGAGGGTTTCGCTCCTGCTTGAGGGCTGGCTCTGATGGTGGCGTTGCAGGGCGTCGAGCAGTTTGGGCTTGAGCGATTCCGAAATGGGTGAGGATTGGACGGCTCGAGTCAAGGCGTCGAGTGTTGCAGGGAGGGCGTCGGTGACGATTAGGCGTCGAGAAGATTCCCACGCTGCTTCATTCGAAGAGCGGGCCGAGGATACTCGACGCCGAAACGTGGCCAAGTCTGCTGGGTCAGGCTCCATGAATTCCTGCACGATCAAGTGCAGCCTAGCGGGGGGGTAGATATGGAGTCAAGGCGGTGTGGTTGCCCCTAGCTGGACCGTATGATAGGTACTGGCCATGGGAATCAGTAACACCTCGCGCTCGGCTCTGATGTCTGGTTCGCGGAAGCTTGTCGGACTGACTGCTCTCCTGTTGGTCGATTTTTTGCTGCTTACCGGCTGTAATGGTGAGGTTCGTCCCATTGCGGCGCAATCCCTTCAGGCGGGCTCCGTGGCCTGGTCTGCGGGGCAGGTGATCGATACCAAGACTGGTACCGCGGTTCCAAGGTCAGAATGGGAGAAAGCGCTGGCCCAGTATGACGTCATCTACTTGGGGGAAGAGCATCACAATTCTCATCACATTGCGGCTGCGTTGGAGGTCTTGCAAGCGATGCTCGATCAGGGGCGTCAACCGACCTTGGCCATGGAAATGTTCGGTTGGGACGGCCAACCTGCCCTAGATGAGTACCTCCGCTCGACCGAGGCGTCCCGGGACCATTTCCTCGATCGAGTTCTGTGGAAGCAGAACTGGGGTGGCCCCTTCGAGGACTATGAGCCCCTAGTACAGTTTGCCAAGGATCATCGACTGTCAGTGATCGCTCTCAATCCGCCCAAGACCCTCATTCGGCAGGTTGTACAGTACGGAGTCACGCGCATGCGCGAGCGACCGGATTGGGGTCAGTGGGGCATGGCGAGCGAAACGATCGTGGATGATCCGGCTTATCGCGATCGGATTCTCTCCCAACTACAAGCTTGTCATGGGGGAGGCGCACCGGAAGGCTACCAAACCATGTATGAGGCTTCCATGGTAAGGGACGAGGGTATGGCGAAGACCGTGGCGACGTTGGTACGGGCTTCTGAGTTCAAGGGACATCAGGCTCCTGGTCCCATCGTCAGTTACACCGGCGGTGGTCATATCCAGTATAAACTCCCCGTACCGAACCGAGTTCTGCGAAGAATCCCATCGGACCTCAAGCAAGTCACTGTGTACCTCTCGACATTTGAGCCAAACCGGGAGACTGAACTGAGGGATTCAATGAGGGAAGGTATTGCCGATTTCATTTGGCTCACACCTGCCGGTGCGCAAGGTTCCCCCAAGCGCTGTCGCTAAACAGCATTCACCACGCAATGCGCCTATGCTTTGATTCCCCCGGAGGAGAGGGGGTGTCTCCCCTCCCTGGCGGGATTGTGAAATCCCCACCTAGCCTCTAGATTTCTTTCAGTGGCTGCGGCTTGTAGGCTGGAGGTGCAACCTTGACACTAAAGCGGTCGCTGGTCAGACTACGAGACAAGCTTGGCAATGCCTCATTTCCCCCTACATACAGAACTGGTGGACATATGAGAGGAAAGATCGCCTGTTCAGCCGACCGTCTAAGTCTGTTGGATGCTTCCATGATCAGTTCGGTGGTAGAGCCGACTGCCTTCCAAATTGGAAGGCAGTACCATGCCGAACATAGGGTGCGCATTACTGACGCCTCCGATACGCAGGTAACCTCTGCAGTCATGGGAAATTCCGGCCTCTACGAACAGACGATTCGGCTTCATGAGGGATTCCTCGAAGCCAGGTGTTCATGCACGCTCTCGGAACAACCACTCTGTCGGCATGGTGTGGCATCTCTGCTCGAGTATCAGCAATTGCACAGGGCCCGTGCTGCGTCGAGGGTCAAACCCGTTGTCCCGCGCCCTGAATCTGAACGACGAGTACCCTCCTCGACGCCATCCAATGACGTCAAACTCAGTGAACTCACCCGATTCATGGAGTGGATGCAGCGCACGGTGCAGGCCATGGAACATGACCACCCTCTTCCGCCAGCTCCTGATTTCAATGGTAGCGAGGTCGCAGCTTGGGTTGAAGTGATTCGGAATATGGACGCCCGAAGACGGGAGAGCGAGGTTGCGCAGGTGGGGCTCGAGGCCGATCTCAGGAATCGAGATGCAGCTGTCGCTAGAATAACGCAACAATTGGAGGCTTCTGTCGAAGAGGCGAAGTCCTTACAGGCATCCTGTCGAGAACTGCAACACGAATTGGAAGTCCATAAGTCTACCATTACAAAGACAACCGGTCTCTCTCGACAGGTCGAACAGTTTGACGGGGAAATCAAAGCGATTACCGGAATCCTGGCTGAGAAGTGTGCTCGGTTGGAGGCTCTGGCCGGTACGAGTCGGGAGGTGGCTGCAATGCTGAAGTTGTTCGATAAGGCATGAGCCAGCGGATCATGAAGAGCGCGACTTCTTTCCCGCCCGTCACCCATTGCGATGGGTTTTTCAAGGTGAAAACCCTCTTGCACCCTTCAATCTCGATTCTGTAAGATACAGCCCTCTTTTTGGTTTCTTGCCTACAAGGGGGTAGATCCATGAACAGGTTGGTCGCAGGAACGATCAGTGGGCTCGTGGCGTTGCAGTCAGCCGTTGCCTTTGCCAACGTCAGCGAAGGTCCGCCGGATTACAGCGGTATCACGGCCATGTACTATGTCCTGATCGGCTTGGTCTTGGCGTTCGGTGTCTACGATACCTTCATCAAGAAGGGCTAACAGTAGACCGTAGATTCAAGCGTGAAATGGTGCCTGCCAGCGGGGGTTGGGCGCTGTTTCACGCTTTCTTTTTGGGTGATAAGTTGTCTGCCCCTTCGGAGCGATTCAGAAGGGGCCTCACCGTCTGCAGAACCGTCTCTGCAATAATGCGATGGCCCTCCGCTGTCGGGTGAATGCCATCCGCCTGGTTCAACCCGCTCTTTCCTCCGACCCCCTCCAAGAAAAACGGAACGAATGGTAGGTGATGCCGAGAGGCGAGCTCCCGATAGATCGCCTCAAATTGTCTTGTGTATTCCTCTCCGTAGTTGGGCGGGAGCTTCATTCCCGCAAGGACGACTTGGACATGGGCTTCTTTCAGCTTTCGAATAATAGTATCTAGATTTGATCGTGTCTCGGAGAGGCTCAGTCCCCGCAGGCCGTCATTCCCGCCCAGTTCCAGCACTACCAGTCTAGGTTTACTCTTCAGAATCCAGCCGACACGTCTGAGACCTCCTGCTGTTGTTTCACCGCTGACACCAGCATTCACCACTTCATAGTCGTATCCCAATGACGCGAGCTTACTTTCGAGTTGTGAAGGATACGCCTGATCCTGTGACACGCCGAATCCAGCCGTGAGACTATCACCGAACGCCACGATGCGAGGACGTGGGTCTCGCCTTTCAAGCTCTGTGGGGGATGAAACGGCCTGCCCCGGAGCGTAAGTGGTCGCCATCTGCATGGCGAGTACTGTAGTCCATGATGAGATCATGAGAAGCGTTGCCGCCGGCAGCAAGGCGAAGGGGATGAGTGCATTCATGCGAGAGAGTCGACAGATCATGAAAAGCGACGAGTAGCCCATTGCCCTACAGTATAATATGAACCAGTCTGTCGTCGTAGCCGACGGGACGGAAAGGATTCATGATCGCTCTCCAGCATGTGGCCATGCAATTGATCGCCGCGGGCCAAACCGTCCCAATTCTACACGACATCACGTTCGAAATTTCCCAAAAGCAGACGGTGGCGATCGTAGGCCCATCCGGTAGCGGTAAGTCGACTCTGCTAGGACTCATCGCCGGCCTCGATCGGCCAACCTCTGGCAGCATTTTACTGGATGGAGTCGACATCACCGGTTTGCGGGAAGAAGCATTAGCACGGCTGAGGTTGGAAAAGGTTGGGTACATCTTTCAATCCTTCCATCTCATTCCCACCATGACTGCGATTGAAAATGTGGCTGTGCCGTTGGAATTGGCCAAAGATGCTCGCGCGCGAGAACGAGCTGCAGAGTTGCTGGCCGCAGTCGGCTTAACGCATCGAATGCATCACTATCCGGTGCAGCTTTCGGGTGGTGAACAGCAACGTGTCGCCGTCGCGCGGGCCTTTGCTCGACGTCCACCCATTCTCCTTGCCGATGAACCCACGGGCAACCTCGATTCCTCCACGGGGCAACAGGTCATGGACCTGATCATGACCTTGCATCGTGAAGCCGGGACTACGCTGGTTTTGGTTACTCACGACCGACAGGTTGCTGGCGCAATGGAGCGTGTGATTACTCTGAAAGACGGCAGGGTGGAATCCGATCACCAGAGCGGCTCGGATCATCAGGGCTGGGAGCGTTTCGAATGATGCCCTTCTGGTTCGCAATGGCGTGGCGGGAATCACGCGCCGCGTGGCGCCATTTTGTCTTGTTTCTCGCCTGCATCGCCCTCGGCGTCGGTGCAGTTGCAGGCGTGGCACTCTTTTCCGCAGATGTCGAACGCGCCGTGCTCAAAGAGGCTCGCGGCCTGCTCGGCGGCGACCTGGAGATTCGTCTGTCACGTCGACTCAGCGACAACGGATCATCGGTGCTTCGCGCAGTGACTGAACGCGGTGCCCTCCTCACGCACGTGAGCGAATTGGTCGCGATGGTGACGAAGCATTCTCCGGAGATAAAGGATGGCTCGCCAAGTCAACTGGTTGAACTGAAGGCCGTTGAGCCGGCGTATCCTCTGTATGGAAAGATTCGGCTGGAGCCTGACCGTCCCCTCCAAGACCTGCTGCGCCCTATTGCCGCGGGATGCGACCGACCCTGTTATGGAGCCCTTGTCCATGAATCCCTCTTGATCCGCCTCAACCTGGCAATTGGCGGAACGATGAAGATCGGGCAGGCCTCCTTTGTCGTTACTGGCGTGGTTCGAACGGAGCCAGATCGCATGGCCAATATGTTCAGCCTCGGTCCCCGTGTTCTGATCTCCCAAGAGGCATTGCAAGCTACGGAGCTGATCAAGACCGGGAGTCGGGTGCGAGAACGCTATCTGCTCAAGATTCCCCCGCAGGGCGCCGTTCAGCCATTGTTGTACGAACTTCGCGGGAAGCTCGCCACGGAATCGGCGCGGGTGTCCTCGTATCGAGATGCCCAGCCGCAACTCAAACAGTTTCTCGACCAGTTGGCCCGTTACCTTGGATTGGTCGGGCTGACGGCTTTATTTGTTGGCGGGATTGGGGTTGCCATGTCGATCCAGGCGTTTCTTCGGGAAAAGTTCCATGCAATCGCGATCCTCAAGACGCTAGGAGCCGACAACCGAATTGTGATTCAGGCCTATTTGGCTCAGGCGGTGGGATTGGGGTTGGCGGGAAGTCTCATCGGGTTGCTGCTCGGGATGGCCTTGCAACAAATGCTGCCTGGCGTGCTCGCGACGTTGCTGGCCAGCGATCTCCTCGGGCAGATCGAGTATGCCCCGGCGTTCTCTTCGTCGGCCATAGGTCCTCTGGTAAAGGGGGTTGGTCTGGGCGTGCTCACAACCCTCTTTTTCAGTCTGTGGCCGCTCCTGAGGGTACGGGAAGTGAAACCGGCGGCGATCTTTCGTCGAGAAGTGGAAGTTCCCCTCGCCGCTCATTTGCCCACACGGGTGTGGTTTGGACGAAGGTGGTTCGAATCATTTAGGAGAGATCCGATTCCTGCCGGGACGGCTTTGATAATTGGTGCCGGCCTTGCAGCTCTGTCAATGTGGCAATCTGGATCTTGGATGGTTGGGCTCTTGTTTATCGGCGGTCTTCTGATCGCCCTTACCGCTCTGGTGATGAGCGCGAGAAGTCTTTTGGCTGGCATTAGTCGGCTCCCTCCTCCGGACGCGCTGGTCCTGCGCCACGCCTTGGGGAATCTGCATCGCCCCGGTAGCCAGGCCCTTGGAGTCATGGTGTCGATCGGCGTCGGAGTGATGGTCATCATGACTATTGGAGTCATCGAACATTCGCTTATTCACAACATCAGTGAACATCGTCCTGCCGATTCTCCAACGTTTTTCTTTATCGATATCCAGCCGGACCAAACGGATCGTTTCAGCGCCCTGGTGCACGAGCAGACCGGGAAACTCGCCCCCCATCTCACTCCGCTGGTTCGGGCGCGCGTCCGTGCTATCAATGGTCAGGCTGTGAAGACCGAGGCCTCTAGTGAACAGGAGGAACAGGCATCACAGACTCGGGAGGACAAACGGAAGAATTGGTATCTCAGCCGCGAATATGCGCTGACCTTTTTGGCTGAGCTTCCCAAAGATAACCAGATCATCCAAGGCGCCTGGTGGAAACCGGGCGAAGTAGCCTCGCGCCCCTTTGTCTCAGTGGAGGAGGAGGCGGCTCGGTATATGGGGCTCTCCGTTGGATCGATTATGGACCTTGATATTCAAGGCACGTCGGTGGAGGCCGAGGTAGCCAGTATTCGGAAAGTGGAGTGGGGGAACTTCTCCACCAATTTTTACATGATTCTATCTCCCGGATCGCTTGATGATGCGCCGATGACCTACGTCGGAACGGTCCGCGTATCGCCCGACGAGGAGGTCCCGCTCCAAACAAGGGTTGTCGCGACGCTGCCGAATGTGACGGCCATCAATATCGGCGATGTCATGGCGACATTCGCCCGGGTCCTTGAGCGGCTGGCATTGGCGATCCGAGCGGTCGCGCTGTTTTGCATCCTCGCCGGGGCACTGGTCATGGCAGCTGCCCTCACGGCTACTCGGTATCAGCGGTTGTATGAGGCTGTGGTGCTGAAGGCCTTGGGAGCCACCAGAGGGCTGATTGCGCAGGCATTTGCCGTCGAATATGCGTTGCTCGGCTGCGTGGCAGGGACCGTGGGCATTGTTCTGGCCAACGGACTCGCCTGGGCGACGTTACGCTACGTGCTCGACTTGCCATGGTCGCTCGTGCCCTCGCTATTGGCGATGGGTTTGGCCGGCACCATCTTGCTCACGATGGCCGTGGGATTTCTCAGCACCTATCGACTTCTGGGGCAGCGTCCACTGAGGGTCCTTCGACAGGAATAGTCGTAGAACCGGACTGAAGCTAAGATGAGGGACTCGGTAGCTTAAGATTTACGATGTGACTGATCCGACGCTCTTCCTCCCGCAACAGCGCCACAAACCGTAACCCCACCACGTCGTCCCTTCGTGACCTGACGATCGCCCCATCGATCGTGATGGGAAAGGTGTGGGGCGAGGGAAGGAATTCCAGCTGCAGGCGTGTACCAATTGGAAATGATGTCGCGCTCCGGACTCTGCAACCCCGAATGGATAGATTTTCCACCGTGCCCTGAAAGGTTTCCCTGGAACGCGCGGGAAGTGTGGTCTGAAACCAAACGGGATAGCGTACCGGGATGCGCTGATAGTTTCGACGTGTGGCGGCAGTGCGCTGGCGCATGATCCGATGAAAACTGTGGCCACAGAGCTGGCATCGAAACGGCGTAAACAGAAAGAACCCGAGCAGGCGATCCGTAAACGAGCGTCGGGGAGCGGGCTGCACTTTGTTGGTTCGGCAGGAAGGGCAAGTGGGCATGGTCATGTGACGAGCATTCCTGATGGCCTTGATAGAGGCCGTCACCTTAACGCTCGCTCGTCACTGCCGACAACCCCTCGAAGGGTGGGCGAGCCGTAAGAGGGAAGTGTGTGTGTGTGAATGATTCGAACGTGAGAAGCCGGCTATCCGGCGGAACTCAGTGGGGCCAACAGGAAGGAGCCGAGGGGACCGGCCATCAACGGCGCCAACATGACCCCAAATTGAATGAGGTGTTCTTCCAGGGTGAGCCGAAGCCCGTTATCCTTGAGCCACTTTTGCCGATCGACGATCTTGGATGCAAAGGCCGGGGTTCGAAGGAGGGTGTCCGCGCGGCGAGCCAGGTAGATTGCCCCAGGCAGATAGGTCACGACCAACATCAGCGTGAAGGTCGCTCCCCAGAACATCGTAATAGACAGTCCGGCTCCGAGCACCGCCTCTTGCGGACCCTTGTCCGGGATGAGCGCCGCGGGCCAACGTAACCAAGCTCCCATGTGCAGAATGCCGACGACCAGCAGGGATGAGCCGGAGTACAGGACTTCGTTCAGCTGCCGCATTTGCCCCGCCAAGTAATCAGGGTCCACCATGTCCTGACGAAGGGGGGGCGCCACGATACTGCAGGCGGCCAATACTGCGACTACCGGAGTGATCGCCGCCAGCACGTTGATGAATGACACCACCGCTTTGGCAAACAGTAGCAGCCCCGGGTCGATCATCCCGGACCCTTGTAGCGTGAGATACGTGAATCCGAAGACGGCGCGATACAGGACATGAGTCTCGTCCTGGATCGCGAGGAGCAGCATCCCGCTTCCGCAGAGAGCGACTCCCGTTACGAGCACAATTCGCAGTCGTCTGGCAGGATGTGCACGGATGATGATCAACGCACAAAGCACGGATACACAGAGGGGCACGATGATGTTGAGCAAGACAGTCGAGAGCCAAATGTACCGGGCCTTGATCTCCGTCAGCATGATGGTTTGGGGCGAGGGACGCGGCGGAGCTTTCTTCACTTGTCCCGGGTCGGAGGCTCCCTCAGCTGCCAGAGGCGGCTCGGCTTTGATCAGGCTATTGATGACGCGCTTGAAGTCGAGTGTGGTGAGGTTGGCGCTGGACTCGAAGAGGAACATGGCCAGCATAAGCACCAGAAAGCCTGGTACGGCGAGAAAGAGGTACCCGTGGTCGGCGAAAAACCGCGGTTTCGGCAGAGACGACATGCGTGCGGGGCCCTCGGTCGGCGCAGGGACTACCTTATGGCTCGACGGTGCACGATAGTACCATAGTCCTTCCTTGGGAACGAGAGTCCCACAGCTCGGCTGATTCGGCTCTGCCGCAAGGAGATGGGGTTAGCTGGCGAAACGTGTCAGGTACTTGCGGATCGGCTGCCGGTCACGCTCGCGGAACCGGACCGCAATGCGTAACTGCTCTAGGTACTGTTCGAGGGTCTTCCCGCCGAGTTCGATGTGTCGATCGGTGAAGAAGGCACGGACGTCATGTTCCAATTCAGGAGTTGAAAGTCCGACGATCCCACCGCACATACGGCGAAGCCCGCTCTTGGGGAAGAGGCGATCCATCCGGTCCCAATTCGTCTTGACGAACGCCCAGGCACGCTCGCGGCTGTAGACGCTGAGCAGGAGGGCACTGACCATGAATGGAGCATCCTGCGTCCTGACCTCACCGCTCAAGGTGCTGGCAAGTGTACGTTCCACGAGAACAGGCGAGCGAAACGCAGCCAGCGAAAAGAGATAGCGACGCTCCTCCTGAGGTGTGGCGGCCTTCCTGAAGCGCCGCAAGAACTCGTCGTAGCGTGCATCGTCGCCGGTGAAGGCCAGAATGGACACGAGTGCCGGCAGCACATTGGGGTCGACGGGGCTGCCCCCACGATCGGCTGATTCGAACAGGCGATGCGCTTGTGTTTGCATCTCCTGGTCGCGGCCCAACGTTCCCAGAGCACGGATCAGATCGCCTCGTAGTTCACGCACCAAGTCGCGCTCGCCAGGTTTCGGTTCCCATCCCAAATCCTGCCAGGCCGGGGTGAGGCGATCTCGGACGAGGGCTGCCAACAGGTCCCGTTCCTCTTCCTCGAGCATGCTGTTGATGGTGGAGAAGGATCCCAGCAACACCGCCCAGACATTGGGATCCTTTTCCTGCCGAAAATGTTTGGTTAGCTCGAGATAATCAGTCGGGGTTACCATCCCTGCGACGGTGGCAGCCCAGGTGTCGTTCAGAAGGTTGAAGCGTTCGACGGCCGCCAGGGTGTGCAACCCGTTGCGTTGCAGTCGTTCGATCAGTTCCAGCGCATAGCGAACTCGATAGAAGCCGTGTCCGCCCTCGTTCGCTAAAATGGACGTCCAGTGCTTGGGCAACTCAATGCGCGTCTGTCGATCGGTCAAGAGCAGGCGACGGGTTTCCGTTCCTGTCTCGGTTGTAATCTTCAGTTGAACCGGTATCTGCCAGCGTTCCGCATCCTGTGAGGCTGGAGCGCCGCCGTCTTGAAGGTAGAGGAATCGCTGTTGGCTGATGGTGAGGTGCGAAGGCCCGTCCAGTTGCAGCGACACCATCGGGTAGCCGGGCGAAAAAATCCAGTTGTTCATGAGGCCAGGCACGTCCTGCTTGGCGGCCTGGCCGAGAGAGAGCCAGAGGTCGGTGGTTTCCGCATTCCCATAGGCATGGGTAGTAAGATAGTGGCGGACCCCGTCGCGGAAGACCGTCGGGCCGATGTGTTGTTCGAGCATGCGCAGGACCGACGCCCCTTTCTCGTACGTGAGTACGTCGAACATCGCTTCCGCATCTTTGGGCGCTCGAACCGGATATTCGATCGGTCTCGTACTCTGTAGCCCGTCGACGGACAAGGCCGCCGCGCGAGCCATACCGAATGCCGTCCATCGCTCCCATTCAGGTTTCCACGCATCGACGACGACCATCTCCATGAACGTCGCAAAGGCCTCGTTGAGCCAGAGGCCGTTCCACCAAGCCATTGTGACGAGATCGCCGAACCACATATGTGCGTTCTCATGGGCCACCACGTCGGCGACCCGTCCCTGTTCGGCGTGGGTGGCGGTGCGTCGGTCCAGCAGCAATGCGGTTTCCCGGAATGTGATCGCGCCGAGATTCTCCATTGCACCTGAGGCGAAATCGGGGATGGCGATGAGGTCGAGCTTATCTCCGGGGTAGGGGATTGCGTAGTAGTCGGCCAGAAAATTGAGCGAATAGACGGCAATGTCGTGCCCAAAGGGCGTCAGATGCTGTTTGCCCGGGACGGACCAGAGGCGTACCGACGTATGTTTCGCCATGACCGGCGGAGTTGCCACGAGTTGTCCGACGATGAATGCCACTAAATAGGTGGACATCTTCATCGAGTCGGCGAAGCGAAACACCCGTTTGCCGTTTTCGATCCGGTCATCCACGACGCGGGTGTTGGAAATTGCGATCAGCGCCTGGTCTACGGCAAGCGTGATGGCGAACACGGCCTTAAAATCCGGTTCATCCCAGCAGGGGAATGCCCGCCGCGCATCGGTCGCCTCGAACTGCGTCGCAGCCATGAGGTGGATGTTGCCCTGCTCGTCTTTGTATGAACTGCGATAGAAACCGCGGAGCTTGTCGTTTAACGTGCCACGAAATGACAGGGACAGCTTCCACACACCTGGTTGGATGGCGGAGGAAAAGGCAATGCGGCAACGTTGTTGGTCTTCTTCAAGAGTGACTCGTCCGTCATGAGCCGATTGTCCGTCGGCCGCCAGCGCGGCAGAGATCACGGTTAGGTCAACAGTATTGAGCAAAATGTCGTTGGCTGGTTCGAGTACGGTGAGTGTGATGATTTCATGCCCGCTGAACGAGTGCGATGCGAGGTCGGGCTCAAGACGAAGGTCATAGTGGGAAGGCACAATGTGCCGTGGCAGTCTGTAGGGGTCGTCAGCAGAGGGTGTTGTCATGATAGTGCGGGTTCGTCCGGAGATCGGATTTGATGGTGTTGTTTGTCCGTCGGCCTCGGAAGTTCGAATGAGCTTCCCATTGAGGAACGCGAGTCCGAACCACAGCAGGCCCTTGCCGATTGAGAATAGGAAGGCTCGGCGGAGTCTCATTTCACGGCCGCCGAGGTCCGCGGTCACATCCTTGTTGCCGATCGCGTTTCCACTCCCTTGGGGGTGCCGATGATCAATAGGCTCGTGCGTCCCACAAACAGACCCGTTTCAACAATGCCGGGAATTTGGTTGAGCGTCGCTTCCAAGGCGGTGGGGTCATCGATCTTGGGTAGATGCAGGTCCAAAATCACATGGCCGGCTTCGGTATGAAACACTTGGCCGTTGCGTTCCCGCAGGATAGTTTTCCCGCCGGAGAGCGATTCAATTTGCCTAGCCGTGCTACCCCAGCCAAACGGCACCACCTCGATGGGGAGGGGAAACGAGCCGCCGAGGGATGAGACCAACTTCGTGTGGTCGACCATCACGATGAACTGTTTCGCGGCCGCCGCGACGATCTTCTCCTTAAGCAGCGCCCCTCCGCCGCCTTTCACCAAA
This region of Nitrospiraceae bacterium genomic DNA includes:
- a CDS encoding ChaN family lipoprotein, with product MGISNTSRSALMSGSRKLVGLTALLLVDFLLLTGCNGEVRPIAAQSLQAGSVAWSAGQVIDTKTGTAVPRSEWEKALAQYDVIYLGEEHHNSHHIAAALEVLQAMLDQGRQPTLAMEMFGWDGQPALDEYLRSTEASRDHFLDRVLWKQNWGGPFEDYEPLVQFAKDHRLSVIALNPPKTLIRQVVQYGVTRMRERPDWGQWGMASETIVDDPAYRDRILSQLQACHGGGAPEGYQTMYEASMVRDEGMAKTVATLVRASEFKGHQAPGPIVSYTGGGHIQYKLPVPNRVLRRIPSDLKQVTVYLSTFEPNRETELRDSMREGIADFIWLTPAGAQGSPKRCR
- a CDS encoding arylesterase; the encoded protein is MGYSSLFMICRLSRMNALIPFALLPAATLLMISSWTTVLAMQMATTYAPGQAVSSPTELERRDPRPRIVAFGDSLTAGFGVSQDQAYPSQLESKLASLGYDYEVVNAGVSGETTAGGLRRVGWILKSKPRLVVLELGGNDGLRGLSLSETRSNLDTIIRKLKEAHVQVVLAGMKLPPNYGEEYTRQFEAIYRELASRHHLPFVPFFLEGVGGKSGLNQADGIHPTAEGHRIIAETVLQTVRPLLNRSEGADNLSPKKKA
- a CDS encoding ABC transporter ATP-binding protein; amino-acid sequence: MIALQHVAMQLIAAGQTVPILHDITFEISQKQTVAIVGPSGSGKSTLLGLIAGLDRPTSGSILLDGVDITGLREEALARLRLEKVGYIFQSFHLIPTMTAIENVAVPLELAKDARARERAAELLAAVGLTHRMHHYPVQLSGGEQQRVAVARAFARRPPILLADEPTGNLDSSTGQQVMDLIMTLHREAGTTLVLVTHDRQVAGAMERVITLKDGRVESDHQSGSDHQGWERFE
- a CDS encoding ABC transporter permease, producing MMPFWFAMAWRESRAAWRHFVLFLACIALGVGAVAGVALFSADVERAVLKEARGLLGGDLEIRLSRRLSDNGSSVLRAVTERGALLTHVSELVAMVTKHSPEIKDGSPSQLVELKAVEPAYPLYGKIRLEPDRPLQDLLRPIAAGCDRPCYGALVHESLLIRLNLAIGGTMKIGQASFVVTGVVRTEPDRMANMFSLGPRVLISQEALQATELIKTGSRVRERYLLKIPPQGAVQPLLYELRGKLATESARVSSYRDAQPQLKQFLDQLARYLGLVGLTALFVGGIGVAMSIQAFLREKFHAIAILKTLGADNRIVIQAYLAQAVGLGLAGSLIGLLLGMALQQMLPGVLATLLASDLLGQIEYAPAFSSSAIGPLVKGVGLGVLTTLFFSLWPLLRVREVKPAAIFRREVEVPLAAHLPTRVWFGRRWFESFRRDPIPAGTALIIGAGLAALSMWQSGSWMVGLLFIGGLLIALTALVMSARSLLAGISRLPPPDALVLRHALGNLHRPGSQALGVMVSIGVGVMVIMTIGVIEHSLIHNISEHRPADSPTFFFIDIQPDQTDRFSALVHEQTGKLAPHLTPLVRARVRAINGQAVKTEASSEQEEQASQTREDKRKNWYLSREYALTFLAELPKDNQIIQGAWWKPGEVASRPFVSVEEEAARYMGLSVGSIMDLDIQGTSVEAEVASIRKVEWGNFSTNFYMILSPGSLDDAPMTYVGTVRVSPDEEVPLQTRVVATLPNVTAINIGDVMATFARVLERLALAIRAVALFCILAGALVMAAALTATRYQRLYEAVVLKALGATRGLIAQAFAVEYALLGCVAGTVGIVLANGLAWATLRYVLDLPWSLVPSLLAMGLAGTILLTMAVGFLSTYRLLGQRPLRVLRQE
- a CDS encoding PilZ domain-containing protein; this translates as MTMPTCPSCRTNKVQPAPRRSFTDRLLGFFLFTPFRCQLCGHSFHRIMRQRTAATRRNYQRIPVRYPVWFQTTLPARSRETFQGTVENLSIRGCRVRSATSFPIGTRLQLEFLPSPHTFPITIDGAIVRSRRDDVVGLRFVALLREEERRISHIVNLKLPSPSS